From Demequina capsici:
CGGTGAGGACCTGATCGGGATGGTGATCGATGCGCCCGAGGGCGGGCTCGCCTGCTGCGGCCTGGTGAACATCGGCCCACGTCTGCCCAGGCCGGGCGCAAGGTCGCATCAGGTGGGCTACGTCCAATGGGTGTCGACGGCGCCGCAGCACCAGCGCAAGGGCTACGCGCACGCCATCATGACCGCGCTGCTCAAGGAGACGGACGCGCGCGGCATCGAGGTCGTCGAGCTGCACGCCACGCCGATGGGCCGCGAGATCTACGAGGAGCTCGGGTTCTTCGTCAAGAGCGACAACATCGCGATGACGAGCGTGCGTCACCGCCCGCCGTCCTGACGCGGGTCATCGGCGCGGCGGCGTGCCCCGGGACGCGGGTGTCGGACGGGTCCGTAGACTCTGTCCGTGAGTTCTGACTACTCGGCACGCCATCTCTCCGTCCTCGAAGGTCTCGAGGCGGTGCGCAAGCGACCCGGCATGTACATCGGCACGACCGATTCCCGCGGCCTGATGCACTGTCTCTGGGAGATCATCGACAACTCCGTCGACGAGGCGCTCG
This genomic window contains:
- a CDS encoding GNAT family N-acetyltransferase, producing the protein MRQAVAADAAEIVHLGALMYKAVGAKPTPQWAAESTRTVRLRLGEDLIGMVIDAPEGGLACCGLVNIGPRLPRPGARSHQVGYVQWVSTAPQHQRKGYAHAIMTALLKETDARGIEVVELHATPMGREIYEELGFFVKSDNIAMTSVRHRPPS